A stretch of the Azorhizobium caulinodans ORS 571 genome encodes the following:
- a CDS encoding disulfide bond formation protein B, producing the protein MTASLSRTLNAIGLLAVCLVLLVAFVDQIAFGDLPCPLCLLQRAGFVGAAFGLALNVKFGPRPSHYAIVILSAFCGGLISGRQTLLHIVPGTGTYGDALLGLHFYSWALVLFCVIILGCGLMLLFDQQFAGDNRPLGPRAATFGLAMVVLGFLLAFGNGASTVLECGGGLCPDNPTSYQLFQKGP; encoded by the coding sequence ATGACCGCCAGCCTCTCGCGCACCCTCAATGCCATCGGCCTCCTCGCCGTCTGCCTGGTTCTCCTGGTGGCCTTCGTGGATCAGATCGCCTTCGGCGACCTGCCCTGTCCGCTCTGCCTGCTCCAGCGCGCCGGCTTCGTGGGCGCCGCCTTCGGGCTGGCCCTCAACGTGAAGTTCGGTCCCCGGCCGAGCCACTATGCCATTGTCATCCTCTCCGCCTTCTGCGGCGGCCTGATCTCGGGGCGGCAGACGCTGCTGCACATCGTGCCGGGCACGGGCACCTATGGCGATGCGCTCCTCGGCCTGCATTTCTACAGCTGGGCGCTGGTGCTCTTCTGCGTCATCATCCTCGGCTGCGGGCTCATGCTGCTGTTCGACCAGCAGTTCGCCGGCGACAACCGGCCGCTCGGCCCGCGGGCCGCCACCTTCGGCCTTGCCATGGTGGTGCTCGGCTTCCTGCTGGCGTTCGGCAATGGCGCGTCCACCGTGCTGGAATGCGGCGGCGGCCTTTGCCCCGACAATCCCACCTCCTACCAGCTCTTCCAGAAGGGGCCGTAA
- a CDS encoding DUF5993 family protein, whose protein sequence is MMSIPFFGIALAFLCILIGQRLAAIALWGLSLIALLALFRMHATDPLNLVL, encoded by the coding sequence ATGATGAGCATTCCCTTCTTCGGCATTGCCCTGGCCTTCCTGTGCATCCTCATCGGCCAGCGGCTCGCCGCCATCGCCTTGTGGGGCCTGTCGCTGATCGCTCTGCTGGCGCTGTTCCGGATGCACGCCACCGACCCGCTGAACCTCGTGCTCTGA